The sequence ATAAagtgattaaaatttaatttgttttgtttcgcaACCTGTAGACCccttaaaacaaataagaaagaacaataaaaacaataacttaaatatattattaaaaggagtccctttagacaaggttccgaagatactggcaaaATTCCttctttgaatagctagactaaatctttgtccgaggtagctgccagctcttcggtatcgtgtgatgtcgactaacctttttgctaattccttaaaaagccATATAGCGCTAAGActccacggaccaagggtctcgacaccgaatgggacaaaatcatattcgcagtctagacccctgtatttgcaggctttagctttttcagccgcatcacaagccgcaccagctctgttgttggttccatgtagatgggaaggggccagtgtgtctgaacaggttgcatcccataccagcACCCGGCCCATCTTCCATGGAATCAAACTCATATCGTCCGGTCTCTTGCCATCGTCTGTTGCAATTCCAGTCGGCTCAAGTAGACTTGGGACGTTGACGGTGGCAAGGGAGTATGATATCGTTAAGTGCGGCATGTCTCGAGAAGCGGCCTGCACTTTTTTGGCATGACAGGCCGTGATGTCCTAGCCTGTCGACATCAGTGCCACAGGGACATATATGAGGAGCGCAGACCGGAACCCCAAGCCGTAGACAGGTTGCTATTCGGAGCATGTCAGGCTCAAGAAAAGTTCCTGTATTTGACGAAGCGTGAAGCCAGTAGCCGGCGTACCCACGGCCAAAAGCCAAGCACGCGCCGAACCTGTACTACAGCTCAAAAGATTGTCATAAGTCATTTGCAAATTATGTCGTCCCAGCTCCTCtgtaaatttagatttaaaatggaaaatttTGACCTGGGCCTGCAATTAAGAAAGCGATTCTAGCTTCTTCCAAGCCAGCAATCTCAAAGTTTGAAGGGGATgcctttaaaattttacttatgaGATTTGCTAAACTATTGACAGAAGATAGGAAGGCTGGTAAAGCGACACTTTAAATTTTGGGAATCCCTTGGAAGTTGGAATGCTTGGGTCCAAGATTGCTCGTTCAGCTGCATATTAAGAATCGATTCTAAGCTAATTTTGATTACGTCGTCTACTTGTGTCAAAAGATCTGGGTGATTCCTAAAGGAGCAGCAAGGGAGCACACACGTAAATTTTGGGACGAAAAGACAGAATTTTAAGATGCAAAGTGCATAATGAGGACTTATTTCAAGGAGACGGAGCcaaaatatgaaattgttgttttacttcatttaaatttaagtcgcagttatttataaaaagttcgCATTTGCTAAAATTAAGCTCCAAACCAGGCTtccaatttatttttgattaaaaaaaggtCCGAAAACACAGAGTCCACATCACCTTCTAGGGTTCCGTCGTCCAAATACCAAACGAtgtaattagaatttaatattaaataaattaaaatgtttgattATCGGATTTATAGCTAAACTAACAATTGCAGGCCCAAGGGGATCATCCTGTTGACAACCTTCTTTCGAGGACAGTTCATTAGAACGATATAACAATTTTGTTGGGTCAGCGTAACTGAGAAGtagataattatatatttccggtatatgttgttttatttccGTCAGCAAATGAATTGATATCAATTCATTTGAGCAACACGTCAGGCTGTCCGTAAGTTAGGAAATAGCGTAGGGCATGGACGGCTGCCTCACACCCTCCTTTTACACCGAAGCCTAACTGTACAGGTTCAAATtctgaatttaattttggtaaaataTGTCGAACAGCAATTTTGGAAGCCAGACGTCGTAGTGTTGAACCAACAGCAATTGGTCTCACCCCTCCGTCCTTTTTGGTGAGGGCAATGAGGTTCGCGCCGAAAAAAATAGGAACAATTTCTGTATTGACATTACtggaatttaaatttgattaaaatttggTAATCGAATTTACAAGTTCCTCGCCTGCATCACCCACAGAATGCGATGTTAAGTCTTTCAAATGTTGGGGTGAGATTCCATCCAAACCTGCAGCCGAACCTGGTTTAAAAGAAGAAATGGCAACcgtaacatttttgttttgaatttgaaGGCAAGCTTGCCCTGCTGTTGGTGGGTCAAGAAAATATGGGTTTACTGGAGCTGGAGGATGTTTCCGTAAAGCCTGAAGGGTGTCAGGGGTATGTGGCAAGCACGTCGTTGGAGAACAAAAGGCGGTACCTTTAAGATTTCCGTCACAGATTTTGTTTTCGATGAGTTTGTAGTGATTACAAGGGGCAACATGTTTGATTAGAGGATCGGGAAAAGGCGAGGAGCTTACAACACAGTTTTTCTTTATCTTTTGTGTCAAGGATAAATTCGGTtcattagattttattatatgtagagtgttgtatgaaaataaaaataggttctGCAGTGTACAGAATtgattatgtaaaatttctgGATTGTGACAAATGTGTAGCAACGGTTATTCGAGCTCCTCGAGggattcttttaaatatggtTATACTAACTATTAGGTAGGCTAAGATATGTGTGGAAAGGAGTTAGATTGTTGGCTACATAAGTAGGCCCACTTGGAATAATAGGATGGTAAGTATATAGGTAAACTGCTTTTGCTAATACATTTcctttgtatttttgtagtgTTTATGTTGAGGCCTTTTAAAGATTTGAATGACTTGTTGCACTGTGTACATGTATGGGTCGCGTATGATCCTATTGACAACATGATACATTTTTGCTTGTGTTCGATATTTCtacgggaatcgaacccacaGGTTCCATTGCTACTTCACCCATTGGTTAAGCTAGATACATTTGTCATCTGTGTCTTTTTAgaagtttttgtaataattcattatctaatatataaaattctcgtgtcacgtgttttcgttgccatactcctccgaaacggctcgaccgattctcatgaaattttgtgtacttattgggtatgtctgagaatcggccaacatctatttttcatccccctaaatgttaggggttgtccacccctaaattttattttttattttttagacaaaatttttaatttctatttttttatgatacaacatacaaaaatacatacaaccccttactttcacccctctacgatcaacccctatttttttattataaatggcatatggcaaaacgacgtttgcccggtcagctagttataaataaaattttacaaaataaaagaagagAAGAGGTAAATAGAATATAtgtgtgtattttaataattccattttatatttcaatgttaCATTTCAAATTCAGATCAATGAATATTCCTAAGTAATCCAgacattattactttttttcaaCATATAAAACGAGTATTTGCACGATAAAGGCTAAATCGTTAgtagatattttgtaattgtacTTTTTGGTGTCAATCATATGCATTTCTAGGCTtaagtctttaaaaaaatcgtcaTATAACTCATCCGGGATCTTGAAAGGCACCGCAGCCATTATTCCACCTGAAAATAATGGTACAttagacgacacacaaaagTGATTAGCACTAAAAGAGTCGATACCGTGTCGTACCATAACTGTGCCTGGAAAAGTACATAATTATGCCCGCTAGAATCGTGAATGAATGAATCGTGTATTGTCAGAGTTGTGCTCGTTTCCGTACCTGACACGTCCTTAGTACGCTCATGATATGAAACGGTGTAGTGAGACTTATAACATGCTCTATTATAGGTTTAATCGTACATTCGTGgcttatgtttgttttttattttgctaatACTTGCTtaatagcagtgttggcttcagcgtgcgactctcatacctgaggacTGAGGTACATAGTAGCTACGAGGACGTACGTAGGTGcgcaaaaagtcgacggcgtgtgtcaggcactggaggctgatcacctacttgcctattacacttaaacatgatcatgaaacagattcagaattctgaggcccatatctaaagaggttgtagcgccaatgatttattttgtatactataatataatatatttatattttaatacttgcTTAAGTCTAATGTTGATAAAAATGTTCTCGAATTTGTTACCGTGTGTGTATGTCTTATTTCCCATTCAACGCCAACACCTACCTTTTAAATCCTCTAGATTATCGTACTTGTGAAATATTATCCTGTGTTCTAATTTCGTTATAGTAAATCCAATTTTTCCTAATAATTGATGCATTTCTTTAAGGGAATCCtgaaaagaatatatttttaattaaacacagTAATTTGAGGCTTGTAGATTACGTTCGTGTATTTACGTTGTTATTCCATTTAATCGGTAGATATAGTTAAACTGGCGATCATTTCTTTAAAGTCCCCTTAGAACCCAggtacgtttttgacatacgggtgTATAGATCACGCTAAATCATTACTCCGAATCTTAATTTTACCTTTATAGCTAAATAGAGATAAAGGTTTCATGTATATGTTATATGCCTGCAATCATCATAAATCATCCCTGAGGTTATAGTCCCCCGTCTATGTCAAGCAGAGAAGACAACCTACTGCAAATGGTCACGAAACATATACTATAAATCTAGGCAGTAGTGATTTAACGATGAATGagtttgacggctcattggtctagtggttagtacccctgactgcgaatccatgggtcctgggttcgatccccggctgagacaagacatcgatgtgatgagcatttggtgttgtgcttatgtcttgggtgtttaaatatgtatttatatgtctatctatctataatatgtatgtatatccgttgcctagtacccataacacaagcttcaccagcttagcatggggtGGTCAATTGGTGTAAATTGTccaatcttaaaaaaaaaaagtgataatggttttttttatatgggaCAGTGGTTCAGTAGTACATCAAGTTGAATAATGTGCGTCTATgtctaatgtaataaattaattcaatcaaCCACAATCGCTCCATTATGGCGGGCCTCCtagcaaaaaataataatagaaataaaccCGACTACAAGAATTTtgttcattaatattttttattaagaaatattaattagccTTTGCTAGagtgaattaaattatttatacatacttGACTGTCATGGTATGGAGATATATATCTTTCAACGTCAAAAACCCATGGCTTCCATTTTTCGTTTTTAGCCAGGGTCCTGTATGCATCGAATAATGATGCTTTTTCTGCGACAATCGCGAAACAACTTCCTTGGTCCCTAAGGATATCGTATATGTTCTGGAACGCagttctgtaaaataaatatggctAAATTGATGTATCAGctgaaaaagttttaataaatataatttcagaaGGCGTCGAGTCACCGTCGTATTGTTTTGAGGGTTTATGATCGCACACATACTAATATCGATGCAAAACATACAATGGGTATTGACTTTAAATCcctttttaacaaaaaacataacCTTAAGAATTTACTGAATACTGCCCTgggattctgtaactcacttttcgaactcacacagcggtttttgcatcggcggtcgctctcaaatcagtcgtgaagcagtcattttatgatttggcattctgataaacaataaaatacaagctaccaccttttcagaatgccaaatcataaaatgactgcttcacgactgatttgagagcgaccgccgatgcaaaaaccgctgtgtgagttcgaaaagtgagttacagaatcgcagggctgttgcTGAATAAGTTAAGAATAagttaagtattacgtaattagGAACAAAATTATACGAATTAAATGAAAGCATGCCCATATATG is a genomic window of Pieris napi chromosome 13, ilPieNapi1.2, whole genome shotgun sequence containing:
- the LOC125055335 gene encoding juvenile hormone acid O-methyltransferase-like, giving the protein MINAKLYNKSNALQKTNTLKCLEEYKNIIDWKIDSSILDIGCGDGSLSSKIFKEIIPTGKTMTGCDISEDMIRFANEHYASERVDFTTLNIEGELPDELRERFHHAISFFALNWCLRQETAFQNIYDILRDQGSCFAIVAEKASLFDAYRTLAKNEKWKPWVFDVERYISPYHDSQDSLKEMHQLLGKIGFTITKLEHRIIFHKYDNLEDLKGGIMAAVPFKIPDELYDDFFKDLSLEMHMIDTKKYNYKISTNDLAFIVQILVLYVEKK